The Pollutimonas sp. M17 sequence ACGGGATCGGGCGTATCGGTGTTCGAGGCGACATAACAGGCGACGCCGGCCTCACGCAATGCATGCGCCAAGGGATCGGGGGGCGCCCGGTCGGTGATCACCCCGCTTAACGCATCCAGGGGTGCCACGACCTCGAGCACATGCAAATCGAATTTCGTATGGTCCACCAGCAGATAAATGTGTTCGCAGCGTTCGATCATGGTTCTCTTGACCCATGCCGCCTGGCGGTTCACATCCATGACACCGCCGGCCCCCAGCCCGCTGGCGCCGATAAAGGCAATATTGGCGTGAAAACGCCCCAGGAACTCGGTGGTGTCCTGCCCGAATACGCCCCCCTCGTGCCCATTGAATTCGCCCGGACAGACGATGGCCGCGCACCGGGATGGCGTCAGCGCCGAAGCCACCGGGTAGCTGTTCGTGATCACCGTCAATGTTTCGGTGCCGCGCGCCAGTTGCCAGGCCAGCTGCGTGGTGGTCGAACCGGCGTCCATCATCAGCACCTGGCCGCTGGACACGAACGAGGCGGCCAGCGTTGCGATGCGGGAACGCTCGTCCACAGTCGACTGTTCGCGCTCGAATATCGACGGCTGCGCCCCCATAGGCTGGGCAACCACCCCGCCGTGCGCACGATTGACCAGGCCGCGCCTGCTCAAGGCATCGAGATCGCGCCGTATGGTCTCGGTCGTAACCTTGAAACGCTCGGCCAGCAGCGCGATGCGGATATGAGGCGTGTGGCGCAGCGCCTCGAGGATCCGGGCTTGTCGTTCTTCCTTGCGTGGTTTACGGATCATGACGTAAGAGGCCTGATAGAAGTGGGCTGCCCTGCCGCGTCGCTTTTATTTGCAACTGCAGAAGAGACGCCTGCCAGATCAAAACTGTGATGATAGCAACATTTTTTGCCCAGAATTATTGTAAAAAACAACTTTTATGAGTAATCTACGTTGGCAGACAACAACATTTCTGTTGATTGGACGTAAAAATCAGAAAGAGAGAGAGGAGCATGAAAATATCTTCCATCGGTATGACCCAACCCATCCGGCGGCTTGCCTGCGCCGCAGCGTTTGCCGCCATGATGCTACCCGCCACAAGCGCCGTAGCCGCTGAATGCAGCAATCGCGGCGCGCTTGCCAACATTTATTGCGACGAAAACGGCGACCTCGTCGCCGACACCCCCACTGATCCGAAAAAGCTGTTGAATCCCGATACGCTGGTATTCGCTTACACCCCGGTCGAAGATCCCGCCATCTACGCCGACATCTGGAAGCCCTTTATCGAGCATCTCAAAAAGGTGACGGGCAAAGACGTACGTTTCTTCGCTGTTCAGTCCAATGCCGCCGAAATCGAAGCCATGCGCAGCAATCGGCTCCATATTGCGGGCTACTCCACAGGCCCGACCCCGTTTGCCGTCAATCTGGCAGGCGCAGTACCGTTTGCCCTCATGGGTTCGGAAACCGGCAACTTCGGATATACCCTGCAGGTCTATACGCGCAAAGACAGCGGCATCAACACCATGGCCGACCTGAAAGGCAAGCGCGTCGCCCACACATCGCCAACGTCCAATTCCGGCAACCTGGCTCCGCGCGCGCTATTCCCCAAGCAGGGAATCACGCCTGAGAAAGACTATAAGGTCGTGTATTCGGGCTCGCATGACCAGTCCATGCTGGGCGTGGTCGCCGGCGATTACGATGCCGCGCCGGTGGCATCGGAAGTCGTCGAGCGCATGGCCGAGCGCAAACTGTACAACCCCGACGAAGTCAAGATCATCTACGAGTCCAAGCGCTTTCCGACCACGTCGTACACGTACGCCCATAATCTTGATCCCAAACTGGTCGAGAAAATCAAAGAGGCTTTCTTCAGCTTCGACATGAAGGGAACGGCCCTGGGTGAAGAGTTTTCGGGCGTGACCAAGTTCGTTCCGATTACCTATAAGGAAGACTGGTCGGTCATCCGAGACATTCAGGAAGCCAACGGCGTTACCTACACGACCGAAAACCTGAAATAGCCACCGCCGGCATCGCCGCCCGGCATGCCTCCGTTCACGGGCGGCATGCCGGCAAACGCCGCAAGAAACACAAAAGAGCCACCTATGCTTCGTATCACCCGCCTGGTCAAACGCTACGGCAATGGGAATCCCGTCCTGCAAGGCCTCGATCTCGAGGTCCCCGACGAGTCGATCGTATCCATCATCGGCGCATCCGGAGCAGGAAAAAGCACGCTGCTGCGCTGTATCAACCGCCTGGTCGAACCCACATCGGGCAGCATCGAACTGAACGGCGTCGAATTGACGTCCCTCAAGCCCGAAGGGCTGCGCCGTTCACGCCGGCATATCGGCATGATCTTTCAAGGCTTCAACCTGGTCGACCGCCTGACCGTCATGGAAAACGTGCAATGTGGCCGCCTGGGCTACATCCCTTACTGGCGAGCCGCCATGAGGCGCTATCCGGCCCAGGACATCGAACGCGCGTTTCATTTGATGGAGCGCGTCGGCATCGCACACTATGCCAACAAGCGGGCGGATGAGCTGTCCGGAGGCGAGCGCCAGCGCGTCGGCGTCGTGCGCGCGCTCATGCAAGAGCCGCAGATTCTGCTGGCCGACGAACCAACCGCCTCGCTCGACCCGGTGACATCGCGCCAGATCATGGAGCTGCTTCAAAAGCTGGCCGACGAGTTCAAGCTGCCGGTGCTGATCAACATCCACAACGTCGCCGAAGCCAAGGAATTTACACGCCGCATCGTAGGCATGCGCTTCGGTCGCCTGATTTTCGATGGCACGCCCGACGAGCTCGATGCGGATGCCATGCACCGCGTATATAGCGGCACGGCAGCCGACAAAGGGGCTAATGCCCCTCTGGAAGCACTGGAGACCGTCGCTCCATGACCCCTCAGCCATCCTCATTGCCGAGGGCCTGGCGCAAGCCGCCCTTCATCGCCAACCCGCTGCTGCGCTGGGGACTGGTCGCAGCGACGATTATCTATCTGGTCTGGGTCGCCTACACGCTGCCCTTCAACTGGGAACGCATCAGCGAAGGCATGACACGGGCCGCCCGCATTTTCTCCGGCGCCATTCCTCCCAGCTTTGCCCGCCATGAATTATTGATCGACGGCTTCCTGGAAAGCATGCAGATTGCGATCCTGTCGACACTGCTGGGCGTGGGGCTCAGCATTCCCATCGCGTTCATGGCGGCACGCAATATCGCCGCCAAGCCGATTTATCTGTTGGGGCGCACCCTGATCATCCTGGCGCGCAGCTTCCATCCCGTGATTGTCGCCATCATATTCGTCAAGGCGGTGGGCTTTGGCCCGGTCGCCGGCATCCTGACCCTGACCATTTATTCGATCGGATTCGTGGCAAAAATGCTTGCCGAGCGCATCGAGGAAATTGACTGGGGCCAGGTCGAGGCCTTGCGCAGCACTGGCACACGCTTCTTCACCGTGCTGCAATTCGCGGTCTTGCCGCAGATCATGCCGCGCCAGATCGGCCTGGCGATGTATCAGCTGGACAGCAATCTGCGCGCATCGGCGGTAGTCGGCATTGTGGGCGCCGGCGGAATCGGTTCAACGCTCATGAATGCCTTTGGCCGCTATGACTATGATTTCGCCCTGGCCATTACCATGATCATCATCGCTGCCATTTTAATTAGCGAAGCCGTCAGCGGCCGCATACGGAGGGCCATCTGGTGACTCAGTCCATTGCCGACCGGGCCTGGGCCCGCTATACGGGGCGCGAGCGCTGGACGCGCCTGGGAATTTTTGCCGTCATGGCGCTGGTTACCAGTTGGTCCCTGGCATCCATCAATATCATCTGGCCCTGGGTGTGGGATGCCCCCGCCCAGATCAGCGATCTGGCGGGCCGCATGATACCGCCCGATTTCTCCAGCATTCGCGCAATCATGTGGGCGCTGATCGAAACCCTGAACATTGCCACCATCGCAACGTTCATTTCGATTTTCGTCTCGCTGCCGGTGGCCTATATCTCGGCGCAAAATACCACGCCGAACCAGGCGACCTTATGGCTGGGCCGCTTCATACTGGTATCGAGCCGCTCGGTCAACACGCTGATCTGGGCTCTCTTGTTTGTGGCCATTTTCGGCCCGGGCGTGCTGGCAGGCATCATTGCCATCATGTTCCGGTCACTGGGTTTCCTGGGCAAACTGCTGGGCGAGGCGATCGAAGAAATCGACCGCCGGCCGGTGGAAGCACTGGAAGCCACCGGCGCCTCGCGCGCCAAGGTCATTCTATATGCCATCGTCCCGCAGGTTGTACCCACCTTTTTCGCAGTCAGCATATTGCGCTGGGACATCAATCTGCGCGAATCGACCGTACTGGGCCTGGTGGGCGCCGGCGGCATCGGCGTCATCCTGCAAGGCTCCATTGATACGCTGGACTGGCGCACGGTAGCCACCATTTTACTGGCCATCATCGGATTGGTAGTCGCGGGCGAAGCCATTGCCGCATGGCTGCGCAAAAAGGTAATTTAATAGGCCAGACGCGTCACCCTGCCAGCAAGCCTTCGTTTTCAATAAAGGCGATGATCTCATCGAGACCATCGCCCGTCTTTATCGTTCCCATTACAAAGGGCCGGTTGCCACGCATGCGCTTGGTATCTTCCTTCATGATCGGCAACGAGGCTCCAACGTAGGGCGCGAGATCGGTCTTGTTGATGATGAGCAGATCCGATTTTGTGATTCCCGGCCCACCCTTGCGTGGTATTTTTTCGCCGCCCGCGACATCAATGACGTAAAGCGTCAGATCGGCCAGTTCCGGGCTGAACGTGGCAGCCAGGTTATCCCCGCCGGACTCAACGAATACCACGTCGGCATTCGGGAATTGGCCCATCATGCGGTCTATGGCCTCCAGATTGATAGAGGCGTCCTCACGAATGGCCGTATGCGGACACCCGCCTGTTTCCACACCCATGATACGCTCGGGCGGCAAGGCGCCGGATATCGTCAACAATCGCTGGTCTTCCTTGGTATAGATGTCGTTGGTAATGACGACAAGGTCATACTTCTCTGCCATTCTTTTGCACAGCATCTCCAGCAAGGTGGTCTTGCCCGAGCCGACCGGGCCGCCGACTCCCACGCGGAGCACCGGCAAGGTCTTATGACGTCCAGGCGGCGGAGTGCTTGCATGTGTATGTTGGTGTGCGGACATAGGCTTGCCTTCAAGAGCGGAATAAACGGGAATACTGCGTCTCGTGCCGAGACGATAGAATGGCCAGCTGTGGGGCCAGCGTGTGGATTCTGGGAGGATAGGCGGCCGCTCTTTCAACGGCGCCGTCGCACACCGCAGGTATGGAATGACGCAACTGATCCACAATGCGTTGTCCGGCCATTTGGCCCAGGGGCACCGCTTTGAGCGCCGCCATCATCTGGTTCTCAAGCCAGGTAAACAGATACGCCGCCAAGCCGTCGCGCCTGGCCAGGCCCAGCGCCCACGCCGCGTACGCGTGTGCCGTGGGAAGCGCAACATTGGCCAGACCGAGCAAGCGTTCACGCGCGCCTGTCTCGCCCCACGCCAATTCGGTAGCCAGCTTCACAAGCGACCAGCCCATCTGCTCGGTTTCCTGGCGTAATTCACGGGTTTCGCGCGTAGCCATAAACCATTGGTTCCAGTGAGACACGCCCGCCCAGTCGCCGGCGTGCCAGCTGTCGAACAGCAGCAGCCACACAGGAGCCTCGCAAGGCATCAGCACGCATTCCAGCTGCTGCCGGATCCAGCGGAGCGCGCTCGTCTCGTCCGCAACGAGCCCCAGGTCTATGGCTGCCTCCAGGCCTTGTGAATAGCTGTAGCCGCCTATGGGCAGGGAAGGCGACGACAGTTGCAGCACTGCGGCGAGCTGGCTGGTTTCCATGATTACCGCATTCAATGAGGATGTGCATGGTCATGGGCCGCAAAGGCGGCATGGGCCAGGGCCTGATCTTCAGCGAACGTCTCGTCGTGGCCATGCTTATGTCCGCCGCCGTAAGCGCCGGATTCCGGCTCGAACCTCATGTCCGCCCGCTCTATCGTAAGCCCACCCAGACGCCCAAGCATGTCCAGCAATACAGCGTCGTATTCGAGCTTCAGCTCATGCGGGCAGATCTCCACCAGGACGTGGCGGTTTCCCAGATGGTAGGCCGCACGCGTCAGGGCCAAAGGCGTTTCCGCCGTAACGCGCAATACGGACTCGGCGGCGGCATGCACGACAATAAGCTGTCCGTCGCCGGCGACGAGAACATCGCCGTGATGCAATATGGTTCCCTGATTCAAGACCAGGGCGACCTCCTCGCCGTTGTCCAACCTGAGCTTCTGCCGGCTGCGGCGGCGGTACTCGAAGGTCAGCTCCGCCTTGGGGGCACTGCGGATCAAGGCTTGAGCGACAGAGGTGCCTTGCAGGCGCTTGTTGACGGTGCGCATGATCAGAACAGGAAGTAACGTTGCGCCATGGGCAGCTTGCTGGCTGCCTGGCAGGTAAGCAACTGGCCGTCGGCCATGACCTGGTAGGTTTGCGGGTCGACGGTAATATGCGGCAACCAGCTGTTGTGCACCATATCGGCCTTGCCGATATTCCTGCAGCCATGCACCGCCTCCAGGGTCTTGGTCAGGCCAAGTGCATGCAGCTCGGGATTTTCCATGCCGGCTTGCGACACAAAGGTGAGCGAGGTTTTAAGAGCCTTGCCAAAGCTGCCGAACATGGGCCGAAAGCATACGGGCTGGGGGGTGGAGATCGAAGCGCCCGGATCGCCCATGCTGGCCGCTGCGATCATTCCGCCTTTGATGACCATGCTGGCCTTCACGCCGAAGAAGGCCGGGCGCCACAGCACGATGTCGGCCAGCTTGCCCTGTTCAATGGATCCCACCTTGTGCGCTATGCCGTGGGCGATGGCGGGATTGATGGTGTATTTCGCAATATAGCGTTTGATACGCTGGTTATCGGCGCGTGCGCTGTCGCCTTCCAGCGCCCCCCGCTGCGTCTTCATCTTGTCTGCGGTCTGCCATGTGCGCAGCACCACTTCGCCCACGCGCCCCATGGCCTGGGAATCCGAGCTCATGATGGAGAATGCGCCCATGTCATGCAGGATGTCTTCGGCGGCGATCGTTTCCCGGCGTATCCGGCTTTCGGCAAACGCCAGGTCTTCGGCAATGGATGAATCCAGATGATGGCAAACCATCAGCATATCCAGATGCTCGTCGATGGTATTCGACGTGAACGGCATGGTGGGGTTGGTCGATGCGGGCAAAACATTAGGCATGCCTGCTGCCCGGATGATGTCCGGCGCATGGCCTCCGCCTGCGCCCTCGGTATGGAAGGAATGGATGCAGCGCCCCTTGAAAGCCGCCAGCGTATCCTCGACAAACCCGGATTCGTTCAGCGTATCGCTGTGGATGGCTACCTGGACGTCTGTCGCTTCGGCGACGGTCAGGCAGGTGTCGATCGCGGCGGGCGTCGTGCCCCAGTCTTCATGCAGCTTCAAGCCTATGGCCCCCGCGCGGACTTGCTCCAGCAGGGGCGCTTGCTGGCTGGCATTGCCTTTGCCCAGCAGGCCGATATTCATGGGGAAGGCGTCAAGCGCCGACAGCATGGCGCTGATATGCCAGGGGCCGGGCGTGCATGTGGTGGCCAGGGTGCCGGTCGCCGGTCCAGTGCCGCCGCCTATCATGGTAGTGACGCCGCTGGCCAATGCCTCGTCGATTTGCTGGGGACAGATGAAGTGTATGTGCGAGTCGATCGCACCCGCGGTCACGATCATCCCTTCCCCGGCGATGATTTCGGTAGCCGGACCAATGACTATCGTGACCCCCGGCTGTATATCGGGATTGCCCGCCTTGCCCAAGCCGGAGATCAGGCCGTTCTTGATGCCGATATCAGCCTTGATGACGCCGCTGACGGCGTCGATGATAAGCGCATTGGTAATGACCGTGTCGGCGCAATCGGCGCTGATGCGCTGGCTTTGCCCCATGCCGTCGCGTATGACCTTGCCGCCGCCGAACTTGACCTCTTCGCCAAAAATGCAGAAGTCCTTTTCGACTTCTGCCAGCAGCCCGGTATCGGCCAGCCGTACACGGTCGCCGACGCCGTCGACGACGGTCGGCCCGAACATCTCGGTATAGGCCTGCCTGGTGATAATCATCACAACGCTCCCATGATGTCGCCCTTGAAGCCAAACACCTTGCGGTCACCGGCCAGGACGATCAGCTCTACGGTACGCTTTTGCCCAGGCTCAAAACGAACGGCCGTGCCCGCCGCAATGTTCAGGCGGCAGCCGTACGCGCGAGCACGGTCGAAACACAGCGCGCTATTGACCTCGGCGAAGTGGTAATGCGAGCCCACTTGCACTGGCCTATCGCCGCCATTGACGACGTCGATGGTCACGGCGGCGCGTCCGGCATTCAGTTCCATGTCGCCGGGCTCCGCCAGGGTCTCTCCGGGTATCAGGGGGAGCTCTTCACGATCGGACGGATGAACGGGCGGCGCTTTCATGCGGCTACCGACCATAAGGCCAAACCGTAGGCGGCAATGCCGGCGCCTGCCAGGCGCGTCAGCCACACAGCCCGGCCTCGCAGCAGCCAGCCAGCCCCAAGCCCTGTCAATAGCAGGGCCAGGGTGCTGAGCATGAAACCGGCTACGTAGCCGGCAGCGCTTCCGCCCGGCGCCAATTCGACACCATGGGCAATACCGTGAAACAAGGCGAAAGTCGCCACCAAGACAGGCCCGGCCCACGGAGACGCCTTAATGCGACCCACCAGCAACAGGCCAAGAATCAACAATGAAGCGATGATCATCGGTTCAATGGCGGGGATATCGGCGATGGCCATACCAGCCATGGCCCCGAGAAACAGCAGGGCAAGGAAGCTGAGAGGCATGCCCAGCGCAGCGCGGCGGCTCATGGCGCCGGTTGCTGCCCAAAGGCCCACGGCGAGCATGGCAAGCAGATGGTCGGTACCCGTCAATGGGTGAAGAAGACCGGTCAGCAGCATATGACCGGTTGCATCATGGTGGCCGGGGTGCGCCAGCGCGACGCCGGAAATCAGCATCATGCCGACAGCAGCGGCCATTCGTTGGCCAGTGAATCGATGGCGTTTCGGGAGAATCATGATGGGAACCTCAATAGGCGGCACTGCATATGCAGTGCGGATTAAATAATGGGGTGATGAACCGTGACGAGCTTGCTTCCATCGGGGAATGTGGCTTCCACCTGTATATCGGCAATCATTTCCGGCACACCCTCCATGACATCTTCGCGAGTCAGTATGGTGGTGCCGTGGTGCATCAGGTCAGCCACGCTGCGGCCATCCCGCGCGCCCTCCATGATTGCCGCCGTGATCAGCGCAATGGACTCGGGATAGTTCAACTTCAGTCCCCGGCCTTTGCGCCGTTCCGCCAGCAGGGCTGCGGTAAAAATAAGCAGCTTGTCTTTTTCCCTAGGTGTCAGGTCCATGATCTAGTCCGTCAAAATGTCAGGTGCTCCACAGCCTCGGCGGTACTGCGGGTATCCGAAGCAGCGCGGGCCGCAAATGCGCCCACAGCCGGGTCAACAATTGCCTGACGTCCTGCGCGTGCTCGCCCAACACGCGCACCAGGGTCAAGCCCTGCGCGTCCGCCTGACGCATGCAGGTCAAACCGGCACGCAGCGTTGCGGACCATGGCAGCAGCCCTGCCAGGTCGTCGGTCTGCTCGCCGGTCAGCTCCTCGCCGAACGCCCATAGTGTGGCCAATACTGGAAAGCCCGCCAAGCCGGTATCGCTGTGACGCAAAGAGCCTTCTGCAAGAAGCTCGCCGGATTCCAGCCATATGGGCGTCCCGTCCAGATAAAGCGTAGACGCCAGCATCACCCGGCCTTCGTCCCAATGAGTGGTTTTTTCGACGCGTCCCAGCTGATTGATTTCCCAGCCTATGGCCGAGCCGCCGCCAGCGATATGTACATGGCTATGCAAAGCCGCATCGGCCTGTTCGAAGAATATGTTCTCTTGCGGCAGCCAATCAAGACGGGCTCCCTTCTCCACGCGTATATGCGTATGCTGAACGGAAGACCTGCCGTTGGACTTGTACCAGCGGGTCGCGCCGGGCGTCGTCAGTAGGGCGTGCGCGCCGACACCAACGTGGACATCTATGCTCAGTTCGTCGCCGCCTGCTATGCCGGACGGCGGGTGCAGTATCGCGGCATGGCACACCGCCGGCCCCTCGGGGTACAGTGCTTTCTGTACCAGCAGCGGCCCTTCGTGCCGGCGCTTGGACAACACCGTCTTGCCCGCTACCTGCGAGGTAAACGACAGCATCAGGCTTGCATGCCAGGTGTCGGGCAGCGCGCTCATGATGGGTCTCCGTTCCGCATGCCCATACACCCTACACCGATAGGTGGCGACGGACATCATCGCCATCAATTTGCGATCGATCGCCCGCCGCAACGACTTCGCCGCGCGATAACACGACAAATTCGTCGGCTTGCTCCCGCGCAAAATCAAAGTACTGCTCGCAAAGCAAAATACCGATGTCTCCGCGCGCGCGCAACAAGCTTATGACCTTGCCAATATCCTTGATGATGGATGGCTGTATGCCTTCGGTAGGCTCGTCAAAGATAATCAGCGAGGGTTCGGCCACCAGCGCACGAGCAATGGCCAACTGCTGCTGTTGTCCGCCGGACAAGTCGCCGCCGCGGCGAGCCAGCATCGATTTCAGCACTGGGAACAGCTCGAATATTTCACCTTTGATACGGCGCGCCGCGGATGCCGGCTTGGCAGCCATCCCCATCACTATGTTTTCTTCGACCGTCAGCCGGGCGAAGATGTCGCGCCCCTGAGGCACATAGGCGATGCCTCGCGCGGCACGCTGATGCGGAGACAGCCGGGTGATGTCCTGGCCGTTGAAATGTATGCTGCCTGAAGCCACCGGCAACACACCCATCAGGCATTTGAGCAAGGTCGTCTTGCCCACGCCGTTGCGGCCCAGCAAGGCCAGGCACTTGCCGCGTTTCAAGGAGAGCGACACACCGCGCAATGTGTGGCTTCCGCCGTAGTATTGATCGATTGCCTGTACATTCAACATGCTAGCGTCCCAGATAAACTTCGACCACTCGCTGATCGGCTTGCACTTGGGCCATCGTCCCCTCGGCCAGCACAGAGCCCTCGTGCAGCACTGTCACCTTTCCCTGTCCGGCGATGCTGGTCACGAAATCCATATCGTGCTCCACCACCATTAGCGAGTGCTTACCCTTCAGTTCGTTAAGCAGTTCGCCAGTGCGCTCCGTTTCGGCGTCCGTCATGCCTGCTACCGGTTCGTCCAACAGCAGAAGCTGGGGTTCCTGCATCAGCAGCATCCCGATCTCCAGCCATTGCTTCTGCCCGT is a genomic window containing:
- a CDS encoding urease accessory protein UreF; the protein is METSQLAAVLQLSSPSLPIGGYSYSQGLEAAIDLGLVADETSALRWIRQQLECVLMPCEAPVWLLLFDSWHAGDWAGVSHWNQWFMATRETRELRQETEQMGWSLVKLATELAWGETGARERLLGLANVALPTAHAYAAWALGLARRDGLAAYLFTWLENQMMAALKAVPLGQMAGQRIVDQLRHSIPAVCDGAVERAAAYPPRIHTLAPQLAILSSRHETQYSRLFRS
- the phnE gene encoding phosphonate ABC transporter, permease protein PhnE; this translates as MTPQPSSLPRAWRKPPFIANPLLRWGLVAATIIYLVWVAYTLPFNWERISEGMTRAARIFSGAIPPSFARHELLIDGFLESMQIAILSTLLGVGLSIPIAFMAARNIAAKPIYLLGRTLIILARSFHPVIVAIIFVKAVGFGPVAGILTLTIYSIGFVAKMLAERIEEIDWGQVEALRSTGTRFFTVLQFAVLPQIMPRQIGLAMYQLDSNLRASAVVGIVGAGGIGSTLMNAFGRYDYDFALAITMIIIAAILISEAVSGRIRRAIW
- a CDS encoding HupE/UreJ family protein codes for the protein MILPKRHRFTGQRMAAAVGMMLISGVALAHPGHHDATGHMLLTGLLHPLTGTDHLLAMLAVGLWAATGAMSRRAALGMPLSFLALLFLGAMAGMAIADIPAIEPMIIASLLILGLLLVGRIKASPWAGPVLVATFALFHGIAHGVELAPGGSAAGYVAGFMLSTLALLLTGLGAGWLLRGRAVWLTRLAGAGIAAYGLALWSVAA
- a CDS encoding urease accessory protein UreD, encoding MSALPDTWHASLMLSFTSQVAGKTVLSKRRHEGPLLVQKALYPEGPAVCHAAILHPPSGIAGGDELSIDVHVGVGAHALLTTPGATRWYKSNGRSSVQHTHIRVEKGARLDWLPQENIFFEQADAALHSHVHIAGGGSAIGWEINQLGRVEKTTHWDEGRVMLASTLYLDGTPIWLESGELLAEGSLRHSDTGLAGFPVLATLWAFGEELTGEQTDDLAGLLPWSATLRAGLTCMRQADAQGLTLVRVLGEHAQDVRQLLTRLWAHLRPALLRIPAVPPRLWST
- the urtE gene encoding urea ABC transporter ATP-binding subunit UrtE, with the translated sequence MLNVQAIDQYYGGSHTLRGVSLSLKRGKCLALLGRNGVGKTTLLKCLMGVLPVASGSIHFNGQDITRLSPHQRAARGIAYVPQGRDIFARLTVEENIVMGMAAKPASAARRIKGEIFELFPVLKSMLARRGGDLSGGQQQQLAIARALVAEPSLIIFDEPTEGIQPSIIKDIGKVISLLRARGDIGILLCEQYFDFAREQADEFVVLSRGEVVAAGDRSQIDGDDVRRHLSV
- the phnC gene encoding phosphonate ABC transporter ATP-binding protein; the protein is MLRITRLVKRYGNGNPVLQGLDLEVPDESIVSIIGASGAGKSTLLRCINRLVEPTSGSIELNGVELTSLKPEGLRRSRRHIGMIFQGFNLVDRLTVMENVQCGRLGYIPYWRAAMRRYPAQDIERAFHLMERVGIAHYANKRADELSGGERQRVGVVRALMQEPQILLADEPTASLDPVTSRQIMELLQKLADEFKLPVLINIHNVAEAKEFTRRIVGMRFGRLIFDGTPDELDADAMHRVYSGTAADKGANAPLEALETVAP
- the ureC gene encoding urease subunit alpha produces the protein MIITRQAYTEMFGPTVVDGVGDRVRLADTGLLAEVEKDFCIFGEEVKFGGGKVIRDGMGQSQRISADCADTVITNALIIDAVSGVIKADIGIKNGLISGLGKAGNPDIQPGVTIVIGPATEIIAGEGMIVTAGAIDSHIHFICPQQIDEALASGVTTMIGGGTGPATGTLATTCTPGPWHISAMLSALDAFPMNIGLLGKGNASQQAPLLEQVRAGAIGLKLHEDWGTTPAAIDTCLTVAEATDVQVAIHSDTLNESGFVEDTLAAFKGRCIHSFHTEGAGGGHAPDIIRAAGMPNVLPASTNPTMPFTSNTIDEHLDMLMVCHHLDSSIAEDLAFAESRIRRETIAAEDILHDMGAFSIMSSDSQAMGRVGEVVLRTWQTADKMKTQRGALEGDSARADNQRIKRYIAKYTINPAIAHGIAHKVGSIEQGKLADIVLWRPAFFGVKASMVIKGGMIAAASMGDPGASISTPQPVCFRPMFGSFGKALKTSLTFVSQAGMENPELHALGLTKTLEAVHGCRNIGKADMVHNSWLPHITVDPQTYQVMADGQLLTCQAASKLPMAQRYFLF
- the phnE gene encoding phosphonate ABC transporter, permease protein PhnE; translated protein: MTQSIADRAWARYTGRERWTRLGIFAVMALVTSWSLASINIIWPWVWDAPAQISDLAGRMIPPDFSSIRAIMWALIETLNIATIATFISIFVSLPVAYISAQNTTPNQATLWLGRFILVSSRSVNTLIWALLFVAIFGPGVLAGIIAIMFRSLGFLGKLLGEAIEEIDRRPVEALEATGASRAKVILYAIVPQVVPTFFAVSILRWDINLRESTVLGLVGAGGIGVILQGSIDTLDWRTVATILLAIIGLVVAGEAIAAWLRKKVI
- a CDS encoding urease subunit gamma — protein: MDLTPREKDKLLIFTAALLAERRKGRGLKLNYPESIALITAAIMEGARDGRSVADLMHHGTTILTREDVMEGVPEMIADIQVEATFPDGSKLVTVHHPII
- the phnD gene encoding phosphate/phosphite/phosphonate ABC transporter substrate-binding protein, whose translation is MKISSIGMTQPIRRLACAAAFAAMMLPATSAVAAECSNRGALANIYCDENGDLVADTPTDPKKLLNPDTLVFAYTPVEDPAIYADIWKPFIEHLKKVTGKDVRFFAVQSNAAEIEAMRSNRLHIAGYSTGPTPFAVNLAGAVPFALMGSETGNFGYTLQVYTRKDSGINTMADLKGKRVAHTSPTSNSGNLAPRALFPKQGITPEKDYKVVYSGSHDQSMLGVVAGDYDAAPVASEVVERMAERKLYNPDEVKIIYESKRFPTTSYTYAHNLDPKLVEKIKEAFFSFDMKGTALGEEFSGVTKFVPITYKEDWSVIRDIQEANGVTYTTENLK
- a CDS encoding DeoR/GlpR family DNA-binding transcription regulator is translated as MIRKPRKEERQARILEALRHTPHIRIALLAERFKVTTETIRRDLDALSRRGLVNRAHGGVVAQPMGAQPSIFEREQSTVDERSRIATLAASFVSSGQVLMMDAGSTTTQLAWQLARGTETLTVITNSYPVASALTPSRCAAIVCPGEFNGHEGGVFGQDTTEFLGRFHANIAFIGASGLGAGGVMDVNRQAAWVKRTMIERCEHIYLLVDHTKFDLHVLEVVAPLDALSGVITDRAPPDPLAHALREAGVACYVASNTDTPDPVSPHSQEEK
- the ureE gene encoding urease accessory protein UreE; translation: MRTVNKRLQGTSVAQALIRSAPKAELTFEYRRRSRQKLRLDNGEEVALVLNQGTILHHGDVLVAGDGQLIVVHAAAESVLRVTAETPLALTRAAYHLGNRHVLVEICPHELKLEYDAVLLDMLGRLGGLTIERADMRFEPESGAYGGGHKHGHDETFAEDQALAHAAFAAHDHAHPH
- the ureG gene encoding urease accessory protein UreG — protein: MSAHQHTHASTPPPGRHKTLPVLRVGVGGPVGSGKTTLLEMLCKRMAEKYDLVVITNDIYTKEDQRLLTISGALPPERIMGVETGGCPHTAIREDASINLEAIDRMMGQFPNADVVFVESGGDNLAATFSPELADLTLYVIDVAGGEKIPRKGGPGITKSDLLIINKTDLAPYVGASLPIMKEDTKRMRGNRPFVMGTIKTGDGLDEIIAFIENEGLLAG
- a CDS encoding urease subunit beta, which produces MIPGETLAEPGDMELNAGRAAVTIDVVNGGDRPVQVGSHYHFAEVNSALCFDRARAYGCRLNIAAGTAVRFEPGQKRTVELIVLAGDRKVFGFKGDIMGAL